In Archocentrus centrarchus isolate MPI-CPG fArcCen1 chromosome 21, fArcCen1, whole genome shotgun sequence, the following are encoded in one genomic region:
- the LOC115800735 gene encoding interleukin-1 receptor type 1-like, whose protein sequence is MDAGPGLVGWPPLRGSGCGVWGPGAWDCPTPCWVPPYTGGAQLCLGMLMLLGCVALVVQRTARVFWYHRHKIVCLFLCWFLSSRTPSHCYRQAAKLVVEERLPGECGRPRKALQELTKGANDSLSCPLGDHINKLRSYNITSSIKWYRDCEPIEDGTNIYEYWDTKLKMNHVELQHKGTYTCTLTFTLDGIKGSVSETIDATVTEEYSLIPHVHEPTNEVVKAQRGFNFSKRCLVFVPGDGKPSVDILWLAREDFIETNTSHRVHMLDQRMLPNDGPIKGAWLERLLMFSELQEEDFYTNYTCRVYSDRGFPERYFSLQPADPNIILGAVLGGVMALFMITVIVYLFKIEGVL, encoded by the exons ATGGATGCTGGCCCTGGGCTAGTTGGCTGGCCTCCCCTGCGGGGATCTGGGTGTGGagtctggggccctggtgcctGGGATTGTCCTACTCCTTGCTGGGTCCCTCCCTACACTGGGGGTGCCCAGTTATGCCTGGGCATGCTGATGTTACTGGGATGTGTGGCCTTGGTTGTTCAGCGTACAGCCCGGGTCttctgg TATCACAGACACAAGATTGTGTGCTTGTTTCTGTGTTGGTTTTTATCTTCcag GACTCCTTCTCACTGCTATAGGCAGGCCGCCAAGCTGGTAGTAGAGGAAAGACTTCCAGGAGAATGTGGAAGGCCGAGGAAAGCTTTACAAGAACTTACAAAAGGAGCCAACGACAGCCTGAGCTGCCCTCTGGGGGACCATATCAATAAGCTGAGAAGCTACAACATCACTTCCTCCATCAAGTGGTACAGA GACTGTGAGCCCATAGAGGATGGGACAAACATCTACGAGTATTGGGACaccaaactgaaaatgaatcatGTGGAACTTCAACATAAAGGCACCTACACCTGTACTCTAACATTCACCCTCGATGGCATCAAAGGATCTGTGTCAGAGACCATTGATGCAACGGTCACAG AGGAGTACTCTTTGATTCCACACGTGCATGAACCCACCAATGAAGTAGTCAAAGCACAGAGGG GGTTCAACTTCAGTAAAAGGTGTCTGGTGTTTGTGCCGGGTGACGGGAAGCCTTCTGTTGATATCTTGTGGTTGGCCAGAGAGGATTTCATTGAGACTAACACCTCTCACCGCGTCCACATGTTAGATCAACG TATGCTGCCCAATGATGGTCCTATCAAAGGCGCGTGGTTAGAGCGACTGCTGATGTTTtctgagctgcaggaggaggactTCTACACCAACTACACGTGTCGTGTGTACAGTGACAGGGGCTTTCCTGAGAGATATTTTAGTCTGCAACCAGCAG ATCCAAACATCATCCTTGGGGCTGTGCTCGGTGGTGTGATGGCTCTCTTTATGATCACTGTTATTGTCTATCTTTTTAAGATTGAGGGTGTGCTATGA